The Sedimentibacter sp. zth1 DNA segment ATTACTAAGAGACGTTTCATCTTCATTCCATACTCTACACCTAACGCCATCAATCATCTTTTCACCATAGTTTTGACCTGTTGTTACATCATATGATAACTCAATACCTAATTCATCTAGCAATTTTTCTGCTGTACTTATTTTAAGAGATGTTGATTTTACAACAAGTGCATCATCTTCCATTGATTCTTCCCATAGTCTCGTATAAAAAGGAACTGCTAATATTACCTTTCCATCATTAACACTTTCAAGTAAATTTTCAACACCATATTCAATCCATGGTATTGAACCAACTGAACCAGATACTCCACTTACATTTTGATCGTATGCCATTAGTACCACATAATCTGAATATTCTCCTATTGCTTTTCTATCTAAAAACATCGACCAAGTTTCAGAACTTGAAAGTACCGCAACATCTACAGATAATGTAATCTTTTCAGTTAAGCACTTGCAATACAGTTCTTTTATAAAAGCACTATATACATCTTTGTCTTTTAGATATACATTTTCGAAATCGATATTTATACCATTATATCCTTTTTCTTTTGTTATCTGTATTACTTTATCAACAATTTTACTTCTTTTATATGCATTGTTTAATAACTTACTTGTAAGTTCTTTATCGAAGTTATTATTAAATGTTGCCCACAGTTTTTTCCCTGTACTTTGTACATAACTTGTATATTCAACATTTGAATAATCTAAAAAGTAGTCTTCATTATCAACTAACTCATACCATGTTGGTGCCAATACATCTATAACTTGTGGAATATCAAATTCCACAAAATTACTTATTTTTTTATTTACCAAATCCCAAGACATAGTAATGCTTTCTTTTCTATGTGGTTTTGTGTATGTTGTTTCTTCAATAGTAATATATGGTACAATGTTTTTCTTTAATACATACCCTATATTTCCATTAGTATTTCTGCATAATAACATATTTGATATTTGCTTATCATATATATAGAATATATCATTTCTTTTAATAGTATATTCTTCTGAATTATCAGAGCTTGTCCAAAATTTCAGCGATGTTTTAATTTTAGCTCTATATTGTTTTTCAATATTACTTATTATAATATTCTTTGAATTGTTATCAACAAACATGCTATTTATTAAGTTGTTTTTCAAGAAAGTAGCATTAAGATATAATGTATCGTTAAAAACCTTCAACACATCCTCAGTTAAATATAAACAATCTATATATGTTGCATTGTCATTATTATAACTAATAGTAATATTATTATAATTTTTAAATATTGATAACTTGTTATAATCCTTGTCCCAATGTAAATCAAGTAAATCATTTGCTTTAATGCAATCCATAGATATATACATTTTGTCATCACTTAATAGTAAATCATCATAATTATATATTCCATTTTCAATATATAGGTTTGCTTGTTGTATAATTTCATTGTCATTTATAGAATTTATTATAAAAACTACTCCTAGAATTATTAGAATACTCAATACTATTAAAATAAATAT contains these protein-coding regions:
- a CDS encoding glycosyl hydrolase family 18 protein, translating into MRKSKIFILIVLSILIILGVVFIINSINDNEIIQQANLYIENGIYNYDDLLLSDDKMYISMDCIKANDLLDLHWDKDYNKLSIFKNYNNITISYNNDNATYIDCLYLTEDVLKVFNDTLYLNATFLKNNLINSMFVDNNSKNIIISNIEKQYRAKIKTSLKFWTSSDNSEEYTIKRNDIFYIYDKQISNMLLCRNTNGNIGYVLKKNIVPYITIEETTYTKPHRKESITMSWDLVNKKISNFVEFDIPQVIDVLAPTWYELVDNEDYFLDYSNVEYTSYVQSTGKKLWATFNNNFDKELTSKLLNNAYKRSKIVDKVIQITKEKGYNGINIDFENVYLKDKDVYSAFIKELYCKCLTEKITLSVDVAVLSSSETWSMFLDRKAIGEYSDYVVLMAYDQNVSGVSGSVGSIPWIEYGVENLLESVNDGKVILAVPFYTRLWEESMEDDALVVKSTSLKISTAEKLLDELGIELSYDVTTGQNYGEKMIDGVRCRVWNEDETSLSNRMEIVKKYNLVGKGVWAFNFGTEEMWQSLE